In one Capricornis sumatraensis isolate serow.1 chromosome 1, serow.2, whole genome shotgun sequence genomic region, the following are encoded:
- the GBGT1 gene encoding globoside alpha-1,3-N-acetylgalactosaminyltransferase 1 isoform X1 produces the protein MDRGGECLAQGWRRAGAQAQMPPPAMHCPRLALGLGFCLLLGIALCSLWVCVENWLLVSYIPYYLPCPEIFNMKLQYKEEPSQPVAQSQYPQPKLLEQKPTELLTLTPWLAPIVSEGTFNAELLRHIYQPLNLTIGLTAFAVGKYTHFVQHFLESAERFFMQGYRVHYYIFTHDPQAIPRVPLGPGRHLSVIPVPGPSRWEEASMRRMEAISVHIAKRAHREVDYLFCLDVDMAFRNPWGPETLGDLVAAIHPGYFTVPRHQFPYERRPVSTAFVADGEGDFYYGGAVFGGQVARVYEFTRGCHMGILADKANGIMAAWQEESHLNRRFLSHKPSKVLSPEYLWDDRKPQPPSLKLIRFSTLNKDTAWLRS, from the exons ATGGACCGGGGAGGAGAGTGCCTTGCCCAAGGTTGGCGCCGAGCAG GTGCCCAGGCTCAGATGCCGCCCCCAGCGATGCACTGCCCGAGACTGGCCCTGGGGCTGGGATTCTGCCTGCTGCTGGGCATTGCCCTCTGCTCTCTGTG GGTGTGTGTCGAGAACTGGCTGCTGGTCTCCTACATCCCCTATTATCTCCCCTGCCCAGAGATCTT CAACATGAAGCTTCAGTACAAGGAGGAGCCATCCCAGCCTGTGGCACA GTCACAGTACCCTCAGCCCAAGCTGCTGGAGCAAAA GCCCACAGAGCTGCTGACACTCACACCCTGGCTGGCACCCATCGTCTCCGAGGGAACCTTTAACGCCGAGCTTCTGCGCCACATCTACCAGCCACTGAACCTGACCATCGGGCTTACGGCGTTTGCCGTGGGAAA GTACACCCACTTTGTCCAGCACTTCCTGGAGTCGGCCGAGCGGTTCTTCATGCAGGGGTACCGCGTGCACTACTACATTTTCACTCACGACCCCCAGGCCATTCCTCGGGTCCCACTGGGCCCCGGCCGCCACCTCAGTGTCATCCCAGTCCCCGGGCCCTCCCGGTGGGAGGAGGCCTCCATGCGCCGGATGGAGGCCATCAGCGTGCACATCGCCAAGAGGGCGCACCGGGAGGTGGACTACCTCTTCTGCCTGGATGTGGACATGGCGTTCCGAAACCCGTGGGGCCCCGAGACCTTGGGGGACCTTGTGGCTGCCATCCACCCGGGCTACTTCACCGTGCCCCGCCACCAGTTCCCCTATGAACGCCGGCCTGTCTCCACCGCCTTCGTGGCAGACGGCGAGGGGGACTTCTACTATGGCGGGGCAGTCTTCGGAGGGCAGGTGGCCAGGGTGTACGAGTTCACCAGGGGTTGCCACATGGGCATCCTGGCAGACAAGGCCAACGGCATCATGGCAGCCTGGCAGGAGGAGAGCCACCTGAACCGCCGCTTCCTCTCGCACAAGCCCTCCAAGGTGCTGTCCCCTGAGTACCTCTGGGATGACAGGAAgccccagccccccagcctgAAGCTGATCCGCTTCTCCACCCTGAACAAGGACACTGCCTGGCTGCGGAGCTGA
- the GBGT1 gene encoding globoside alpha-1,3-N-acetylgalactosaminyltransferase 1 isoform X2, giving the protein MPPPAMHCPRLALGLGFCLLLGIALCSLWVCVENWLLVSYIPYYLPCPEIFNMKLQYKEEPSQPVAQSQYPQPKLLEQKPTELLTLTPWLAPIVSEGTFNAELLRHIYQPLNLTIGLTAFAVGKYTHFVQHFLESAERFFMQGYRVHYYIFTHDPQAIPRVPLGPGRHLSVIPVPGPSRWEEASMRRMEAISVHIAKRAHREVDYLFCLDVDMAFRNPWGPETLGDLVAAIHPGYFTVPRHQFPYERRPVSTAFVADGEGDFYYGGAVFGGQVARVYEFTRGCHMGILADKANGIMAAWQEESHLNRRFLSHKPSKVLSPEYLWDDRKPQPPSLKLIRFSTLNKDTAWLRS; this is encoded by the exons ATGCCGCCCCCAGCGATGCACTGCCCGAGACTGGCCCTGGGGCTGGGATTCTGCCTGCTGCTGGGCATTGCCCTCTGCTCTCTGTG GGTGTGTGTCGAGAACTGGCTGCTGGTCTCCTACATCCCCTATTATCTCCCCTGCCCAGAGATCTT CAACATGAAGCTTCAGTACAAGGAGGAGCCATCCCAGCCTGTGGCACA GTCACAGTACCCTCAGCCCAAGCTGCTGGAGCAAAA GCCCACAGAGCTGCTGACACTCACACCCTGGCTGGCACCCATCGTCTCCGAGGGAACCTTTAACGCCGAGCTTCTGCGCCACATCTACCAGCCACTGAACCTGACCATCGGGCTTACGGCGTTTGCCGTGGGAAA GTACACCCACTTTGTCCAGCACTTCCTGGAGTCGGCCGAGCGGTTCTTCATGCAGGGGTACCGCGTGCACTACTACATTTTCACTCACGACCCCCAGGCCATTCCTCGGGTCCCACTGGGCCCCGGCCGCCACCTCAGTGTCATCCCAGTCCCCGGGCCCTCCCGGTGGGAGGAGGCCTCCATGCGCCGGATGGAGGCCATCAGCGTGCACATCGCCAAGAGGGCGCACCGGGAGGTGGACTACCTCTTCTGCCTGGATGTGGACATGGCGTTCCGAAACCCGTGGGGCCCCGAGACCTTGGGGGACCTTGTGGCTGCCATCCACCCGGGCTACTTCACCGTGCCCCGCCACCAGTTCCCCTATGAACGCCGGCCTGTCTCCACCGCCTTCGTGGCAGACGGCGAGGGGGACTTCTACTATGGCGGGGCAGTCTTCGGAGGGCAGGTGGCCAGGGTGTACGAGTTCACCAGGGGTTGCCACATGGGCATCCTGGCAGACAAGGCCAACGGCATCATGGCAGCCTGGCAGGAGGAGAGCCACCTGAACCGCCGCTTCCTCTCGCACAAGCCCTCCAAGGTGCTGTCCCCTGAGTACCTCTGGGATGACAGGAAgccccagccccccagcctgAAGCTGATCCGCTTCTCCACCCTGAACAAGGACACTGCCTGGCTGCGGAGCTGA